A genome region from Acidimicrobiales bacterium includes the following:
- the ligD gene encoding non-homologous end-joining DNA ligase — MSSTVQVDVGGHSLALSNLDKVLYPTAGTTKAEVIDYYARVAPVLLPHLADRAVTLRRFPDGVEGGSFYEKNCPGHRPDWVGTHPVTSDEDATIDFCRLDSVAALTWVANLAALELHTSMARAVDSRAPTMVVFDLDPGAPAALLDCAEVGLWIQRVLEGFGLTSLIKTSGSKGMQLYLPLNSPTTYEATSGFARTVAQLLEREAPDQVVSVQRKDRRGGKVLVDWSQNSWHKTTACVYSLRARERPTVSTPVTWDEVDDAVAAGDPRMLTFETADVLERVEHHGDLFADVATLEQELPES; from the coding sequence GTGTCGAGCACCGTGCAGGTCGACGTCGGGGGGCACTCGCTCGCGCTCTCCAACCTCGACAAGGTCCTCTATCCGACGGCGGGCACCACCAAAGCCGAGGTCATCGACTACTACGCCCGCGTCGCACCGGTGCTGCTCCCCCACCTCGCCGACCGGGCCGTCACCCTGCGACGCTTTCCCGATGGGGTGGAGGGCGGCTCGTTCTACGAGAAGAACTGCCCCGGCCACCGCCCCGACTGGGTCGGCACGCATCCGGTCACCAGCGATGAGGACGCCACGATCGACTTCTGCCGACTCGACTCCGTGGCCGCGCTGACCTGGGTGGCCAACCTCGCCGCCCTCGAGCTCCACACCTCCATGGCCCGCGCCGTCGACTCGCGCGCGCCGACGATGGTCGTCTTCGACCTCGACCCCGGAGCGCCGGCTGCCCTCCTCGACTGCGCCGAGGTCGGGCTCTGGATCCAGCGGGTCCTCGAGGGCTTCGGCCTGACGTCGCTGATCAAGACCTCGGGCTCCAAGGGCATGCAGCTCTACCTCCCGCTCAACTCCCCCACCACCTACGAGGCCACGTCGGGGTTCGCCCGCACCGTCGCCCAGCTGCTCGAGCGCGAGGCGCCCGACCAGGTCGTGAGCGTGCAGCGCAAGGACCGGCGCGGCGGCAAGGTCCTGGTCGACTGGAGCCAGAACTCCTGGCACAAGACGACCGCGTGCGTCTACAGCCTCCGGGCCCGCGAGCGCCCCACCGTCTCGACACCGGTCACGTGGGACGAGGTGGACGATGCCGTGGCCGCCGGGGACCCGAGGATGCTCACGTTCGAGACCGCCGACGTGCTCGAGCGGGTCGAGCACCACGGCGACCTGTTCGCCGACGTCGCCACCCTCGAGCAGGAGCTCCCCGAAAGTTAG
- a CDS encoding Ku protein, protein MARAIWSGSISFGLVNIPIKLYNAVSKKGVSFHQIDARTGSRVKMQRVSAADGTEVPYGEIVKGYELGPDQYVLVEPAELESLDPEATRAIEIEEFIDLADIDPVFFDSPYYVAPVKAAEKPYALLVRAMEEQEKVGIARFVMRTKQYLAAVRAKDGALVLSTMVYADELVDPAEIDELESLGSVEVSDRELTMAKQLIESLTAEFEPERYRDEYRDRVLALIERKAEGEDVLVEAPAAADTSKVVDLMAALEASVKEAREARGRHPATPEKEADEAADDAADEAEPKKKAAKKRSAAKKQAKKSA, encoded by the coding sequence ATGGCGAGAGCGATCTGGAGCGGCTCGATCAGCTTTGGGCTGGTCAACATCCCGATCAAGCTCTACAACGCGGTCTCGAAGAAGGGCGTGTCGTTCCACCAGATCGACGCCCGCACCGGGTCCCGGGTCAAGATGCAGCGGGTCTCGGCGGCCGACGGCACCGAGGTCCCCTACGGCGAGATCGTCAAGGGATACGAGCTCGGCCCCGACCAGTACGTGCTGGTGGAGCCGGCCGAGCTCGAGAGCCTCGACCCCGAGGCCACCAGGGCCATCGAGATCGAGGAGTTCATCGACCTCGCAGACATCGACCCCGTCTTCTTCGACAGCCCGTACTACGTGGCGCCGGTGAAGGCGGCCGAGAAGCCCTATGCGCTCCTGGTGCGGGCCATGGAGGAGCAGGAGAAGGTCGGCATCGCTCGTTTCGTGATGCGCACCAAGCAGTACCTGGCGGCGGTGCGGGCCAAGGACGGTGCCCTGGTGCTGTCGACGATGGTCTACGCCGACGAGCTGGTCGACCCCGCCGAGATCGACGAGCTCGAGTCGCTCGGGAGCGTCGAGGTCTCCGACCGCGAGCTGACCATGGCCAAGCAGCTCATCGAGTCGCTCACGGCCGAGTTCGAGCCCGAGCGCTATCGCGACGAGTACCGCGACCGCGTGCTCGCCCTCATCGAGCGAAAGGCCGAGGGTGAGGACGTCCTCGTCGAAGCTCCCGCCGCCGCCGACACGAGCAAGGTCGTCGACCTCATGGCCGCGCTCGAGGCGAGCGTGAAGGAGGCCCGAGAGGCGCGGGGTCGTCATCCGGCGACCCCGGAGAAGGAAGCCGACGAGGCAGCCGACGACGCAGCAGACGAGGCCGAGCCCAAGAAGAAGGCAGCCAAGAAGCGCTCGGCCGCCAAGAAGCAGGCGAAGAAGAGCGCGTAG
- a CDS encoding FG-GAP-like repeat-containing protein, which translates to MQQPSPHTRRALVALVAGITLAGLAPLAPIAATQHGGPTLRWERTIGLVRESSPGVADLDGDGRPDIVVGSHDGRVNALRASDGGLTPGWPQPTGHPINSSAALVDTTRNGRPEVHIGSGTDGTSGGGLFSFRADGHVRWRYSASDRVFPSPSIHSTPALGDVTGDGQLDAVVGSLGLESVHAVDLHGVRLPGFPFYTDDTVFSSPALIDITGNGRNDIVIGADSSPGPGAHIDHQGGHLWALTGAGGEIWRFRVDDIIRGAPSIGDIDGDGRPDIVFGGGDYWGGADSVKVWALELDGQLKPGWPKVTDGVTNASPTLADLTGDGRLDVAIGTFGSSHGRGAGGSVYAWNGAGQALPGYPRASGGGVVLGQIATADLNGDGAQDLLVPTGGAVFAYTGRGGHRLFALAEGHGIGFQNTPLVADLDGNGHLDIVVAGFRSGDGVVQRYELPAAGEVGRLAWPQFRRNAARTGTILTLAEARTTTAACPPGEVPPGGFTDVDPGNVHRHAIDCIKWWGVTEGQGPGIYGPANLVPRGQMATFIARTILESGGTLPENPEDHFTDDDGHPHEHNINRLAEVGIVTGGNDGRYRPDDRVSRAQMATFLVRAHDHRAGRALPTSSIDYFADDDGDTHEASINKAAAAGLTGGTGDGRFRPAASAPRDQMASFLARLLDLLVVEAGASPPA; encoded by the coding sequence ATGCAGCAACCGTCCCCCCACACTCGTCGGGCTCTCGTGGCGCTCGTCGCCGGCATCACCCTCGCCGGCCTCGCCCCCCTGGCACCCATCGCCGCCACGCAGCACGGCGGACCCACGCTGCGGTGGGAGCGCACCATCGGCCTGGTCCGGGAGTCGTCACCGGGCGTCGCCGACCTCGACGGCGACGGTCGTCCCGACATCGTCGTCGGCAGCCACGACGGCCGGGTCAACGCCCTGCGCGCGAGCGACGGCGGCCTCACCCCGGGGTGGCCGCAGCCCACCGGCCACCCGATCAACTCGTCAGCTGCGCTCGTCGACACCACCCGCAACGGACGCCCCGAGGTCCACATCGGCAGCGGCACCGACGGCACGTCCGGCGGAGGGCTCTTCTCCTTCCGCGCCGACGGCCACGTCCGCTGGCGCTACTCGGCATCCGACCGCGTGTTCCCGAGCCCTTCCATCCACTCCACCCCCGCGCTCGGCGACGTGACCGGCGATGGGCAGCTCGACGCCGTGGTGGGATCGCTCGGCTTGGAGAGCGTCCACGCTGTCGACCTGCACGGTGTCCGGCTGCCGGGCTTCCCCTTCTACACCGACGACACCGTGTTCTCCTCCCCCGCCCTCATCGACATCACCGGCAACGGCCGCAACGACATCGTCATCGGCGCCGATTCCAGCCCGGGCCCCGGGGCTCACATCGACCACCAGGGTGGCCACCTCTGGGCGCTGACCGGCGCGGGGGGCGAGATCTGGCGCTTCCGCGTCGACGACATCATCCGGGGAGCGCCCTCCATCGGCGACATCGACGGTGACGGCCGGCCCGACATCGTCTTCGGCGGTGGTGACTACTGGGGCGGTGCCGACTCGGTGAAGGTCTGGGCCCTCGAGCTGGACGGCCAGCTGAAGCCCGGCTGGCCCAAGGTGACCGACGGGGTGACCAACGCCTCGCCCACCCTGGCAGACCTCACCGGCGACGGTCGTCTCGACGTGGCCATCGGCACCTTTGGCAGCAGTCATGGCCGAGGCGCCGGCGGTTCGGTCTACGCCTGGAACGGCGCCGGCCAGGCGCTCCCCGGCTATCCCCGCGCCTCGGGCGGCGGGGTGGTGCTCGGCCAGATCGCCACCGCCGACCTCAACGGCGACGGGGCCCAGGACCTCCTGGTGCCGACGGGAGGCGCCGTCTTCGCCTACACCGGCCGGGGCGGCCACCGGCTCTTCGCCCTGGCTGAAGGGCACGGCATCGGCTTCCAGAACACCCCCCTCGTCGCCGACCTCGACGGCAACGGTCACCTCGACATCGTGGTGGCTGGGTTCCGTAGCGGGGACGGCGTCGTCCAGCGCTACGAGCTGCCGGCGGCGGGCGAGGTCGGCCGCCTCGCCTGGCCCCAGTTCCGACGCAACGCCGCCCGCACCGGCACCATCCTCACCCTGGCCGAGGCTCGGACCACGACCGCCGCCTGCCCGCCGGGGGAGGTGCCGCCGGGCGGGTTCACCGACGTCGACCCCGGCAACGTGCACCGTCACGCCATCGACTGCATCAAGTGGTGGGGGGTCACCGAAGGCCAGGGCCCCGGCATCTACGGGCCGGCGAACCTGGTGCCGCGCGGCCAGATGGCCACCTTCATCGCCCGCACCATCCTCGAGTCGGGCGGCACCCTCCCGGAGAACCCGGAGGACCACTTCACCGACGACGACGGGCACCCCCACGAGCACAACATCAACCGGCTGGCCGAGGTCGGGATCGTCACCGGCGGCAACGACGGGCGGTACCGCCCCGACGACCGGGTGAGCCGCGCCCAGATGGCGACCTTCCTCGTCCGGGCCCACGACCACCGGGCGGGCCGTGCCCTGCCCACCTCGTCGATCGACTACTTCGCCGACGACGACGGCGACACCCACGAGGCCAGCATCAACAAGGCTGCGGCGGCGGGGCTCACCGGCGGCACGGGTGACGGCCGCTTCCGACCCGCGGCATCCGCACCGCGCGACCAGATGGCGTCGTTCCTCGCCCGACTGCTCGATCTGCTGGTGGTCGAGGCGGGCGCCAGCCCGCCCGCCTGA
- a CDS encoding bifunctional oligoribonuclease/PAP phosphatase NrnA: MSGHDAEFERAVALLEAAEVPALACHVHPDGDALGSLLAMHLLCESQGRRPVSSFPSPFSVAPHYRFLPGLDRLTPPGRFPADPDLLVTFDVGNVGRMGDLAPSIAAASEVLVLDHHDDNTRFGSVNVVQTDAAATAVVVRRLASALGWPLTRDAALNLYVGLLTDTGRFQYPNTTPDVFVLAEELAEFDLPLADLTRELFEKHRFAYVRLAGLALARAQLDEGNHLVAAWLTAEELREHGVGFDETEGFIDLLRRTAEAEVVVALKEAPSEGLRVSLRSLGGVDVGEVATALGGGGHPFMAGFTTQSSISETLERVRALVQPGTD; encoded by the coding sequence ATGAGCGGCCATGACGCCGAGTTCGAGCGCGCGGTGGCCCTCCTCGAGGCTGCCGAGGTGCCTGCTCTCGCCTGCCACGTCCACCCCGACGGCGACGCCCTCGGCTCGCTGCTGGCGATGCACCTGCTCTGCGAGTCGCAGGGACGCCGTCCCGTGTCGTCGTTCCCGAGCCCGTTCTCCGTGGCGCCGCACTACCGCTTCCTCCCGGGCCTCGACCGCCTCACCCCGCCCGGGCGCTTCCCGGCCGACCCTGACCTGCTGGTCACCTTCGACGTCGGCAACGTCGGGCGCATGGGCGACCTGGCGCCGTCGATCGCCGCGGCGAGCGAGGTGCTGGTGCTCGACCACCACGACGACAACACGCGCTTCGGCTCCGTCAACGTGGTCCAGACCGACGCCGCCGCCACCGCCGTGGTCGTCCGGCGCCTGGCCTCCGCCCTCGGCTGGCCCCTCACCCGCGACGCCGCCCTCAACCTCTACGTCGGCCTGCTCACCGACACGGGCCGGTTCCAGTACCCCAACACCACGCCCGACGTCTTCGTGCTGGCCGAGGAGCTCGCCGAGTTCGACCTCCCGCTCGCCGATCTCACCCGCGAGCTGTTCGAGAAGCACCGCTTCGCCTACGTCCGCCTGGCGGGCCTCGCCCTTGCCCGTGCCCAGCTCGACGAAGGGAACCACCTCGTGGCCGCGTGGCTCACCGCCGAGGAGCTGCGCGAGCACGGCGTCGGCTTCGACGAAACGGAGGGCTTCATCGACCTGCTGCGCCGCACAGCCGAGGCCGAGGTCGTGGTGGCACTGAAGGAGGCGCCGTCGGAAGGGTTGCGGGTCTCGCTCCGCTCCCTCGGCGGAGTCGACGTCGGCGAGGTCGCCACTGCGCTCGGCGGCGGTGGCCACCCGTTCATGGCCGGGTTCACCACGCAGTCGTCCATCTCGGAGACCCTCGAGCGCGTGCGCGCCCTGGTCCAGCCCGGCACGGACTGA
- a CDS encoding universal stress protein, whose translation MRTIVIGFEGSPGAADALRWAHREAALHDATLTAVMAWSYLGQLHADPDADFDVDYDEENARATLDTFLERVLGAEDAAGVERHEVSDVTARGLLDAAEGADLLVVGARGLGGFKGMLLGSVSQHCLHHATGPLAIIRPQAGDHAPRNRIVVGTDGSEDAAPALRWALEEGRRRNATVTVLHAWHMPYIGGSPWVVGSLDSELFEKTAFGVIDTALADQDTSGLPAPVHQRVVHGSAASALLDAAEEADLVVVGSRGLGGFTGLLLGSVSQQVARHATCPVVVVPTPRD comes from the coding sequence ATGAGAACCATCGTGATCGGCTTCGAAGGATCCCCTGGCGCAGCTGACGCCCTCCGTTGGGCGCACCGGGAGGCGGCGCTGCACGACGCCACCCTCACCGCCGTGATGGCGTGGTCGTACCTGGGCCAGCTGCACGCCGACCCCGACGCCGACTTCGACGTGGACTACGACGAAGAGAATGCTCGCGCCACGCTGGACACGTTCCTCGAGCGGGTACTCGGGGCCGAGGACGCCGCCGGCGTAGAGCGCCACGAGGTGAGCGACGTCACCGCCCGGGGCCTCCTGGACGCAGCCGAGGGCGCCGACCTCCTGGTGGTGGGCGCCCGAGGGCTCGGCGGCTTCAAGGGCATGCTCCTCGGCTCGGTGAGCCAGCACTGCCTGCACCACGCCACCGGCCCCCTGGCGATCATCCGTCCGCAGGCCGGCGACCACGCCCCACGAAATCGGATCGTGGTGGGCACCGATGGGTCGGAGGACGCCGCGCCAGCGCTGCGGTGGGCGCTCGAGGAGGGCCGCCGACGCAACGCCACGGTCACCGTCCTCCACGCCTGGCACATGCCCTACATCGGGGGTTCGCCATGGGTGGTGGGCTCCCTCGACTCCGAGCTCTTCGAGAAGACCGCCTTCGGGGTCATCGACACCGCGCTGGCCGACCAGGACACCTCCGGGCTCCCGGCACCGGTCCACCAGCGGGTCGTACACGGATCGGCCGCGTCGGCGCTGCTCGACGCCGCCGAGGAGGCGGACCTCGTCGTGGTCGGCTCCCGGGGACTGGGCGGTTTCACCGGCCTCCTCCTCGGGTCGGTCAGCCAGCAGGTCGCCCGCCATGCCACCTGCCCGGTGGTGGTCGTCCCGACACCCCGGGACTGA
- a CDS encoding DoxX family protein: MDAAAADLALLLLRVVLGVVLLAHGVNHIIGGGRIAGTARWFESLGMRPGIIHAWLASITEVVGGALLVAGLLTPLAGAAVVGVMLVAWVTNHRGNGFFIFRPGEGWEYVMVLTVCGLVVATLGAGSWSLDHLLGLFDRPSWANLAIGAGAGAGGAALLLATCWRPADDGS, translated from the coding sequence ATGGATGCCGCCGCCGCCGATCTCGCCCTCCTGCTGCTGCGGGTCGTCCTCGGCGTCGTCCTCCTCGCCCACGGCGTCAACCACATCATCGGCGGGGGACGGATCGCCGGGACGGCCCGCTGGTTCGAGAGCCTCGGCATGCGCCCGGGCATCATCCACGCCTGGCTGGCCAGCATCACCGAGGTGGTCGGGGGGGCGCTGCTCGTCGCCGGCCTCCTCACTCCCCTCGCCGGCGCCGCCGTCGTCGGCGTGATGCTGGTGGCCTGGGTCACCAACCACCGGGGCAACGGGTTCTTCATCTTCCGACCGGGCGAGGGCTGGGAGTACGTGATGGTCCTCACGGTCTGCGGCCTGGTGGTGGCAACGCTCGGCGCCGGGAGCTGGTCGCTCGACCACCTCCTCGGCCTGTTCGACCGGCCGAGCTGGGCCAACCTGGCGATCGGTGCCGGCGCCGGCGCCGGCGGCGCCGCCCTGCTCCTCGCCACCTGCTGGCGCCCGGCGGACGACGGGAGCTGA